One Streptomyces formicae genomic window, GGAGGCTAGGCCGCGACGAGATGGCGGTGCAATAGGATCTTTGCTCTCGGTGCAATGCGGGCTGACCAGGGAAAACGGGGTGGAGCGTGCGGCGGGACGAGTTCCGGCGGGTCGCGGACGAGGTGGCGGCGGAGATCGCGAGCGGGGTGCTGCGGCCGGGTGAGCGGCTGCCCACGCAGCGGGCCTTCGCGCGGGCGCGGGGCATCGCCAACTCCACCGCCATCCGCGTGTACGGCGAGCTGACGCGGCGCGGGCTCGTCGTCGGCGAGGTGGGGCGCGGCACGTTCGTCCGGGCCTCGGCCCCGCACGCCGGGGGCGCCGCCCTCACCGAGCGCGCGGCGGCCGACGCCGCCGGGCCGCCGCCGCCCGCCGTGAACCTCGAACTCAACTACCCGGTGACACCAGGGCAGTCGGAGCTGATGAGCAAGGGGCTCGCCCCGCTGCTCAGGCCCGACGTGCTGCTCGACGCCACCCGGACCGCCGCGCCCGCCGGTACGCCGCAGGCGCGCGATGCCGCCGCCGAGGTGCTCGCCCGCGCCGGGTGGCGGCCGGAGCCCGAGCGGCTGCTCTTCGCGGGGAACGGGCGGCAGGCCATCGCCGCCGCGCTCTCCTCGCTCTGCGGGCCCGGCGGTCGCGTCGGCGTCGAGGAACTGACGTATCCGCTGGTCAAGTCCATCGCCGGGCGGATCGGCGTGCGGCTGGTGCCGGTCGCCGTGGACGAGCAGGGCATGGTCCCCGAGGCGCTCGCCGACGCCCACAGGAGCGCTCCGCTCAGTGCCGTCTACGTACAGCCGACCCTCCAGAACCCGCTGTCCGTGACCGCGGGGGAGGGGCGCAGGGCCCAACTGGCCGCCGTTCTGCGGGAGTACGGGATCACGGCGGTGGAGGACGCCACGTGGGGGTTCCTCGTGCCGGACGGTCCTCGCGGGCTGCCTGGATCCGGTCCTGGTCCGCTCGCGCCCCTCGCCGCGCACGCGCCCGAGCGGACCGTCCTCGTCGACAGCCTCTCCAAGCGGCTCGCCCCCGGCCTCACCGTCGGCATGCTGGCCGCGCCCCCGGGGCTCGTCGAGACCCTCGCGGACGGCCTGCGGGCGGGGGCCTGGACGGCTCCGGCCTTCAGCCTGGAGGCGGCCGTGCGGTGGATCGCCGACGGGACCGTCGCGGCGGTCGTCGAGGCCAAGCGCGCCGACGCGGCCGCACGCCAGCGGATCCTGCGGGAGCGGCTCGGGGTCGACGCGGCGGGCCGGGTCCGCGCGGGCGGCCGGGTCCGTACCGATCCCGGTGCGTACTACTGCTGGTGGGACCTGCCGTCGCGGTGGCGGGCCGAGCCGTTCGTCGCCGCGTCTGCCGCGCGCGGCGTGGCCGTCACGCCCGGCGCGGCCTTCGCGGCGGGCGGGCATCTCACCCCGGACGCCGTACGGATCGGTCTCGCCTCCCCGCCGACGGAGGTGCTCGGGGAGGCGCTGGGGGTCCTCGCGGAGGTCGCGGAAGGCGTGCCGGGGGCGACGGGCGCGGCCGGCTGACGGGCGGGCGCGCCCCGTCAGCGGGCGATCACCCCGTGGCCAGCAGCGCGCGCAGTGCCTCCGTGACCCCGGCCGGGTCCTCCTCCGCCATGAAGTGGCCGCACGAGACGGTGCGGTGCGTCAGACGGGGCGCCCAGGCCCGCCAGCGCGCGGCGGCGTCGAAGCCGAGCGCCGCGCCCCAGTCCTGCTGGAGCACCGTGACCGGCATGCCGAGGGTGCGGCCCGCGCGCCGGTCGGCGGTGTCGTGTTCGAGGTCGACGGTCGCCGACGCGCGGT contains:
- a CDS encoding PLP-dependent aminotransferase family protein, with the protein product MRRDEFRRVADEVAAEIASGVLRPGERLPTQRAFARARGIANSTAIRVYGELTRRGLVVGEVGRGTFVRASAPHAGGAALTERAAADAAGPPPPAVNLELNYPVTPGQSELMSKGLAPLLRPDVLLDATRTAAPAGTPQARDAAAEVLARAGWRPEPERLLFAGNGRQAIAAALSSLCGPGGRVGVEELTYPLVKSIAGRIGVRLVPVAVDEQGMVPEALADAHRSAPLSAVYVQPTLQNPLSVTAGEGRRAQLAAVLREYGITAVEDATWGFLVPDGPRGLPGSGPGPLAPLAAHAPERTVLVDSLSKRLAPGLTVGMLAAPPGLVETLADGLRAGAWTAPAFSLEAAVRWIADGTVAAVVEAKRADAAARQRILRERLGVDAAGRVRAGGRVRTDPGAYYCWWDLPSRWRAEPFVAASAARGVAVTPGAAFAAGGHLTPDAVRIGLASPPTEVLGEALGVLAEVAEGVPGATGAAG